A genomic stretch from Tenrec ecaudatus isolate mTenEca1 chromosome X, mTenEca1.hap1, whole genome shotgun sequence includes:
- the GJB1 gene encoding gap junction beta-1 protein, with product MNWAGLYTLLSGVNRHSTAIGRVWLSVIFIFRIMVLVVAAESVWGDEKSSFICNTLQPGCNSVCYDHFFPISHVRLWSLQLILVSTPALLVAMHVAHQQHLEKKMLRREGHGDSIHLEEVKRHKVHISGTLWWTYVISVVFRLLFEAVFMYVFYLLYPGYAMVRLVKCDAYPCPNTVDCFVSRPTEKTVFTVFMLAASGICIILNVAEVVYLIIRACARRAQHRSNPPSRKGSGFGHRFSPEYKQNEINKLLSEQDGSLKDILRRSPGTGAGLAEKSDRCSAC from the coding sequence ATGAACTGGGCAGGTTTGTACACCTTGCTCAGTGGTGTGAACCGGCACTCTACCGCCATTGGCCGGGTGTGGCTCTCGGTCATCTTCATCTTccgaatcatggtgctggtggtggCTGCAGAGAGTGTGTGGGGCGACGAAAAGTCTTCCTTCATCTGCAACACCCTCCAGCCTGGCTGTAACAGCGTCTGCTATGACCATTTTTTCCCTATTTCCCATGTTCGGCTGTGGTCTCTGCAGCTCATCTTGGTCTCTACGCCCGCTCTCCTTGTGGCTATGCACGTGGCTCACCAGCAGCACCTAGAGAAGAAAATGCTACGGCGTGAGGGCCATGGGGACTCTATACACCTGGAGGAGGTGAAGAGGCACAAGGTCCACATCTCAGGGACACTGTGGTGGACCTATGTCATCAGCGTAGTATTTCGGCTGCTGTTCGAGGCCGTCTTCATGTACGTCTTTTATTTACTCTACCCTGGCTACGCCATGGTACGCCTGGTCAAGTGCGACGCCTACCCCTGCCCCAACACCGTGGATTGCTTTGTGTCCCGCCCCACAGAGAAAACGGTCTTCACTGTTTTTATGCTAGCCGCCTCGGGCATCTGCATCATCCTCAATGTGGCTGAGGTGGTGTACCTCATCATCCGGGCCTGTGCTCGCCGAGCCCAGCACCGCTCCAATCCGCCCTCCCGAAAGGGCTCAGGCTTTGGCCACCGCTTCTCACCTGAATACAAGCAGAACGAGATCAACAAGCTGCTGAGCGAGCAGGATGGCTCTCTGAAAGACATATTGCGCCGCAGCCCCGGCACTGGGGCCGGCCTGGCTGAGAAGAGTGACCGCTGCTCAGCCTGCTGA